In Salarias fasciatus chromosome 4, fSalaFa1.1, whole genome shotgun sequence, the DNA window TCTTCACTgctaaaaattacattttaaatgcattaattGTCAAATGTAGATGCTACAGGATAATAAAACCATCAAAGTGAtgatattcattcatttcacaatATGATTTTGTGAAGACAGAAATCTCACAAGGATTCACAGCTTGTGCAAACAGTTTTATCAAGTTGAAATACTTTAATGTGACTCAGTTATGACGTCAGGAAAACCTCAAACAGACTGGCAACCGAGTGCATACGGTAAAAAATACCAAAAGGAAGTCCAATATTGACCACAGCAGCCCACATGTTGAATTTGTAGAACTCCGTCTCTGTGTCGTGGTCAAACTGGGGACGAGCACCAAATGCAGGCATGATCCACAGCTGCGAATGAAAAGAAGGTTTAAATTTAATATTCAGAATTGTaaagaaaaaggaaacgggCAGTAATAGGATTAAAAGAGAGTGAGTACTCACTATGACGttccccagcagcagaaacGCACAGACCTCCTTCAGAATCCGTCGCTTCCACGGGAGCCTGTGTCTGTGCTCTGCTGCATGGCCAGGCAAGTTGTGCGCTGTAGACTCCGGAATGGGTTTTTTAATGTCCATGTCGGCACTCTCAAGACCGTACAGTCCGCTGGGCAATTCTAGCACGCATGGATTTACCACTACAGTATCTTGCTGCACCTCATGGAAGGGCTCCCGATGCAGACCTTCAATCACAAAAAAGTTCTGCAGGCCGAGCTGGATCACCATCAGAATGGCCCAGGTCAGGTTGAGCCTGTTCAGGTGGCCTTTGGCTCCTGTTGCAACCATGGCGACGATTGTGAAATAGCTGATGATAATCTGTCCCAGCGAGGCTCCGGCCAACAACCCCACGTCCAGGCTGCGAGTTGGGTTTTTGTCCGACACGTGCTCTCTGTGATCCACCTTGAAGACTGCGCTGCCGATCGCACTGGCAACGGACATCAGGGTCACGATGACTATGTTGACGACGAAGTGCATCATTATGGCTCTCTCCGTCTTGTCGTCGTCGTCGTGGTGCTCTTTCACCATCTCCATCTCGTACACAATGAAGGTCGCCAAACCTGCCGCCACTAAAAGGATCCCGAGAAGAGGACCGAGGATCACATCCTTCAGGGTAAATTTGATGTTGTGGTGGCCATGCTCGCTTATGACTCGGCCCACGTTTTTCCACATCACGTAGGCCATGGCAGAGGCAAAGAGGCTGTACTCAATGTTGAAAGGGTACAGGTAGTAATAGGCATTCTTGAAAATCTTGCAGGAACCGTGGCTGCACTTGCAGTGGTCGTCTCCGTAACTCGCTGCAAGacaggaaacagagagagaaaggttAGGTGGCGTTTTTCGGACTGACTGCCTGCGCCCACTAAGATTGCGTCGTCTGACTGAGTTACCTCTTGTAAAGTACGCGCTTCGTTGAGAGGATTTAGTGACGTTGACTGGATATTCAGGAATTTCCGTTTGATGAACAGATTCCTCGGTGACTGCATTCATCCATAAAACTAGATTTGTGGCGAGGGTGAGCATCAGCCCACAcctgagaaaaacaaggaaaacaaggTTAAAGGCCACTTACATAAACATTTAATAAGAAGAAACTGTGGTTTAGTTTAGGAAAAATAACTTGCTTTTACAAAAATAAGAGGCAAAAGAAATAAGTGCCACACTATTaacttggtttatttttttttaaacaattgcGCAACACCATCAAAAAATACAACATGAATAACATACCGTGAAATGTTCCTTTGTAGCTGCACACAGTCTTTGGCATGTGCCCACAAGAAGCAGGTCTGAAAATAAATATCACATAAATCTCAATATTTTGTGACTATCAAAATCACCATTCTCACTTTTtctcttaaaaacaaaattcacCTGCACGATGATGAAGACGAGTTGCACCACAGGCGAGGCAACTTTCACCGCAGAATCACAGTGGAGGTATCCCACGTAGCTGGCAATCTTGAAAATATTCATCAGAATACTGAGGATCCCAAAAAGAACAAGTCCtcctgaaagagagagaagcaaATCATTAAACTATTGAGGAAGTTCtctgggaattaaaaaaaaaaaatcaatcctaAATGGGTTGGATGTTTGCTTACCCCGAAGCCACACGGGCCCAGCGTGACCATCCCTGAAAACCACAGCATTCTCTTGCCTGGCCGTGTAGACGCTGTAGTAGATCATCCAGATGGAGgtgaggaggacgaggatgatGAGGAAAACCTGCACGTCGGGGCCGCTGATGTTCACGTTGTTGTACGCGCTGCCGCTGACCAGGGCACAGCCCAGGATGAGGATGTTCAGACAGATGATCCCGGACAGCATCCATCCCCAGTTCCTCGGCCGCTCCCTGGCGACTTCGGCCTCCGATCCTCCCAGGTCCGGATCAGAGGAGCTCTCCGTCTGATTGGGAGCGTTGATGTTGTTGGACAGGTGGACCCCTTCCGTCTCTGTGCCTTTGATCGTCATCCTGCGGGGTTCACACAGATTCTTGGAGTTCATACAGTTGCAGTCATTGTTGTTGAGACTCATCTTGTCCCTGCGGTAAGATCCCTCCACAAGTGAGTAGCTGCTGCATCTGGTCCCAAATGAGACATGGCAGGTTTAACAGCTACACCCATTCACCGGCTAAAGAAAGGGCCCGCCCAGATGAAACCTTCCCCTGAATACTAAATCAGCATAAATGCTACCCTGCTGGTCCGACACAAAAGGTCTGACAAaacaggtgtttttttgttttgttttgttgttttcctgtgtttttggtttcagggtttctttaaaaaagtacATGCATATAAAAGTCAGTCTAATGCAATAGAGCAACTTCGTTAACTTTCTCCACATCTAATAAAACACTCAAGACAGTTAAAACAGATCAAATTAAATCAGAACTCCAGCTGTCTGCGACAAAACCTAACATTCATGCAGCCCAAAGAAGAAGTTTCAGGGTATCGGTGATCTTACCTGATGCCGTCTGGTTCTGAGGGAGGTCCGAGCTGTCGTGACTTATATATACGCCTCCAAACATGTGGAAGTTTACGGTACGGGGAATCGTAAATGTCAATAAATCTGTTGTGAACAACATCACATGATGACCAAACACAGCATGTTTTGCGCAAAATATCCCTGCAAAGTTCAAAAGACGTTTCCAGGAAAAGCCTTTTCTCATGACCTCCAAAATACAGTAACCGGTTCTTTTCCAGATTAACAGCAAAATTTGTTGAtattacaaaaacacaatttcacGCGTGCCGTTTGTTCTCAAAACTTTTACTTAATTGCTCAAAATACAAGCTCGACGACAGAGATGAATGTGTGACGTAAATGCCGAGGACCATTTTTCCATCGTCTCGCTGGATTTCTAAGAATTTCAAAGTTTTagtcactttatttttcattttctggaaATTTGACCCTCTTTCGGGCTGCTGCCGAACACATGCAGTTCAGGCTCTTGACCAAGATCAGCAGACGTtactttcttgtgttttttttattcagtagtTTCTTCAGGATACTTCAGGTTCTTTAATTAAGAGTTGTTGTTTTATGCTGTGCACCCTAATTTTTATAGGCATAGCTTATTATAAGCTTTGTCACTGGCCTTTGCCCGTTGTCACGTAGACATTAGACCTGTAATGTGTCGAACAACTTGTCACCTGTGCAACTTAATTTTGATAACTTCCTAGGTAGTATATTATTTTCATCAGGGTGGGGCTGAAAGCAGGGTTTCTTCTTCATTGCAACACTCCATTGTTGAGCCATCGTGAAACCATGTGCTGTGTGCgctcctgtttcctcccagtGAAGGAAAGTGTGAGGGAGAACAATAGATGATTGAACCGCACAAGGAAAATACCTGCAGAGAGATTCTGGTTCTTCCCTGTGTGCTTGTCAGTAGTCATAACTTCTGGGTAATGGTTTGCTATTTGCACATATTTCCTGATGTTCTGCTTTTTCCAAATCACACATCAGtgaatgtttttgtcttgttttgattttctgtaaGATATACTGTTTAAGGAACAAGCTTGGATATAAAACTAAACTTTTATATATCCCCATTTGTTATATTGTTCTCATAAGAGtcaattcaatttatttatttaattaacctttatttatacaggtggGCCCCACTGAGACCCAGGGTGtcattttcaatatttctgttttatgtagcttttatttcagtttctcaCAATGACATGTATACAGGTGTAAAGTGAACTCGAAGACAATAATTCCAATCATACACTTTGAGTTCAGGTTTTGTTGCTGATGAGATTGTTTTGTGTGAACACTCctacaggacagacagacagagacaagtTAATTCACAAAGTCACAAAGGCTGAATTCAATTTATCCTGACAAATAATGataccaattaaaaaaaaaaaaagattattttatattttgggGGGTAAATATTCTATCAATACTTTCTGAACAGTGTTGGTTTTACGCGCAGTCCCCAGCTGAATGATGTGTTTTGGACCACCTCGGCCACCGGGAGCACTGTTCGCCTCTCGGTGCGCCTCGCCTCTGCGTCCCTGGATACCGTCGCCGCTCCGCCGGCGCTCCTCCACCGACCAGGAGCGCTTCCCCCGGGCTCTGCGTGAAGCTGAAAACACGGTCCGCCTCAGTCGGTCAGCCcccatcgccgccgccgccgccatgctgCTGGCGGTGTTCGCACAGCGGAATGGAGTCGAGCAGGGAGCCTTAAACGCGCGCCATGAATGACAGGTACCACAAAGCGGCCCGGGACGGCTACCTGGACCTGCTGAAGGAGGCGACCCGCAAGGACCTGAACGCACAGGACGAGGATGGCATGACACCGACGCTATGGGCCGCTTATCACGGCAACCTGGAGGCTCTGCGGCTGATCGTGGGCCGGGGGTGGGTATGAAAGCACCGGGACGCTCGTGCGCCTTAAGAATTCACATACATCCTCTTCTTTACGCACAACATGCATGAACAGAGGGAACATTTATGCTGTCTGTCAGTTTCAAAAACATAATAATGTGTATGAAGCAAAgcaatttaaatggaaaaaaaaaatccagaatgtCCATCTAATTAAAAAAGTGCAGCCTCTAAAGTAACCATACACCACGAGCCATATAGGTCACTGTTTGCAGGGTTGCATCAGTTTCAGCTTAACCCGGTTTGAAGAGGACCTTCATACACAGTGTTCCTTGGCTTCGATCCCTGCTTAAAACAATGTACGGAAACTTATATGATTGTATTTTAATCCTGGGAGTGGTGCATCTCTAAAATACTTCTGCAGTTAATATCCTGGACTCACGTGAACGCAGCATGCCAGTGCGTTTGTGCTCCAATAATACTGCTCCAATAACACATTTAATCTGCTGGTGCTTACATGTTGGAATTATGTACAATTCATGGAAATCCTCCTGGATTTTTGTAATATTGCAATGGCTTATTATCACCACAACATCATCAGCTGAACATGTTTATAAATTCATGATGACAAAATACAGTTTGACATTTGGGACTGTTAATTGGACACGATTCAAAGCCTCCATACCCTGGGCTAACTGCAGCTGTTCAGGGTGATCAAAATCAGTAGTTTTATGTCTATTCTAATTTCCAAAATATGCatgtgtaatatatatatatatatatatatatatatatatatatatatatatatatatatatatatatatatatatatatatatgtatgtatatacatatacatatacatacatacatacatacatacatatatatatatatatatatatatatatatatatatatatatatatataattttcttAAAAGAAAGCTGTCTAGGAGTTACTTATTTTGATAATTAATTTCAAAGGAGAATTACGGAATTACGAGTGGATAACATATTTTCAGAAGGCTGTTTACTAGTGGCATAGTATTCAACAATGATTGGGATTTACTCTCAACTGCCAGTTCCTCATCATGTCAGGCTGAGCTGCTTTGCATGCCAGCAAGAGTAGAAAGGATCCATTATGAATCTGAATAATTGTGCAGATCTGAATGAGAGCGGCATCCTCCATCAAATCATTAAAAGCAAACTACAACAACTGAGGATGTTTTGGgaatttagggtgtttttttaaggtttttctgAAGCACATCAGCTGCACATCAAAGAAAGCTCTCAGCTGCTATGTGATAAATTCAGTAATTCCcatgaaatatgttttaatgaGGCTGCAGGGGTGTTCATCTGCTTGGCACGCAGTTTGTCTCTGTTGATAGCCGCAGACATAAAGTACTGATTGACACCAGGTTTAAACATTCAGTAGTAATGGCAGTCGTAACTCAGACATGCGAGACCCGGAGATATAAAGAAAAGAAGTTTAATGCCGCTCAAACAGTTTCATGGGAAAGACGCCATGTCTGCTATATTTGGCAAGTATACAGCATCGGGTGACCTGCAGTAAAATCAAGCTGTCACGGGCAGCGAGGATGCAAACAGCCGCGGACGTGATAAAGAGCTGGCTTGGATTAAGTGAGCAGACCTATCACAGCTGTGGTCAGCATTTTACTGGGATGCACATAAATTTTGACACATAAAGCTATCATGGTAGAAGTTCCCCCCCGTCAGGAAAAACATATTTGAGCACCGATGGTGATAATTCATCACAATGGGAAAACCGAACATGGCTAATTCCTGTTTATTGTTCTGAGCCGATATATAACCTTTTATGTTGCTTTACCGCGTCCTGGAGATAAGAGGACATAAATCAAGAATTTTGTGTAGCAGCTCTGCCCTCATTTCTGATATTGACTGACATGTTTGCTCTTAATCCAGCCAAGAATAAAAGAACAGAGGGCTGAAATCAGACTTCCTTAATCGCTGTGTGAGCTGGATCCGATGGATCTGACACACATTCGTCATGAAAACCTCACAACACCTGCCATCAATAATACATATGCACTTCCACAGTAGCTTCTTGTCCATCGCATCAAATATTCAGCAGTCTGTATGTGGCTACATTTGGAGGACAAGGACAAGACGGTTGAGCAAACACGTAAATACAaggaagaataaataaatacttgaaGAATCTACTATAGGAGGAAAAAATGAACAGGTGAAACTTTTGAGTAAGTTAAGCTCAATTTATTGCCATGTTCACAAAGATGCCGcatattgtgaaaaaaaaagattttctttaaatattatGAATTATCTACAAGTTACATAGAAAATAGTCATACTAACAAAAgaaattcactcattcattagTAATTTTTGGTAAATTGGAATTTCTGATGGTGGGAAAGACATATATACAATATTTTGACCTCATGGACTTGAGTTCGTCAGTGTGTCACACGGAATGTTTTGGCTCCAGGAATTCAGTGTGAGATCAACAGCTACGGACAATGGAGTTTTTAGAGTCAGGCACAGCCTAGGTGGCCTTCCCTTGAAACAAGATCCAGGTAGCGCGGTGGCGGTGCTGGCAGGCCTGCGGTCATGTTACAGTCAGCAACAGCGCATTGCACGTAAAGGTAACTCTCAGGTCGGGGAATGTCCTCGAAGGGGAAATGTGTCCTATATTGGTGGTCAGGGTACTCTGTGTCAGGCAGAATCTATTGAgaaggattgttttttttttaaagatagatcatcttattttttaaaagccttaaaaaaaaacagtttcaacaGAAGTGTATATGTCATGTTTGTAATTTAAATTATTAAACAAGGTCTCATTAACACCCATGCCTTGCCGGTCAGGGTTTAAAGCAGATTCAAGAAAGTGCATGGTTACTCGACTGAGTCATCTGAACTGCAGCCAAGAAGAACGCAACCTCCTAGCATAATATGCGTCACCGTCTTATCCAGgattcaaatatttattcagTGATTTAGCCTTCAAAGGTTGTATGTTATATCTTTCTGTGTGCAGAGGAAACCCAGACAAGTGCGACATCTGGGGAAACACACCCCTCCACCTCGCCGCCGCCAATGGTCACCTCAACTGCATTTTCTTCCTGGTGTCCTTCGGGGCCAACATATGGTGCCTGGACAACGACTACCACACGCCGCTGGACATGGCCGCCACGAAGAACCACATGGATTGCGTCCGATACCTGGACTCCATTGCTACCAAGCAAACAGGCCTCAATCCGAAGCTGATCAACAAGCTGAAGGACCGGGCGTTCCGCGACGCCGAGCGGCGGATCAAGGCGTGCGTGAAGATGCAGAAGAAGCACCACAAACGGATGGAGCGAAAGTTTCACAAGGAGGCGTCCGAGGCGTCGGCGTCTGATGTAATGAGCTTCTCCagttacagcagcagctccctcagCCACAAACTACGCAACTTTAGCACAGCCACTGCCAGTGTGCCATATTCCCAGGTTAGGATTTTTATCCGTTCAGTGTTCAAGgtttgagtttgtgttgtttttgtacaACTGATGTGTTTGATATTGCTGTTGTGCTAGGCGACTCTCCACGCCACAAACCGGGGCAAAACAAAGAtccagaagaagctggagaagcgGAAACAAGGAGATGGCACCTTTAAAATCTACGAAGATGGGAGGAAGAGCGTGCGCTCCCTCTCCGGACTTCAGCTGGGAAATGATGTCATGTTTGTCAAACAGGGGACCTACGTCAACCCGAACCAGCGCGGCCGCCGCAACGTCCGCGACATGTTCCCCAGAGACAACGACGACGCCATCTCACGTGCCATGAGCGAGCCCGACCTCCACGGGACGGACGTGGATTACTCTGAGATCAGCACCGACTCCGGACACGATTCCCTGTTCAACCGGCCGGGCCTGGGCACCATGGTCTTCAGGAGGAACTACGTCAGCGGGGGGTTGTTTGATCTGGGCGGCCGAGACGCGACCAGCGAGAGTCAGTCGCATCACAACGTGCGTTTACGGAGTCGGCTGCAGCAGTACCCCAGCATGGACGAGGACAGCATTGGCAGTGCGCGCAGCCTTCAGGAGAGGAACCGGGAAGAGCTGCCGTGGGAGGAAGTAGAGTTAGGGCTGGATGACGACGACGAGCCAGACACCAGCCCTCTGGAGGTCTTCCTCGCCTCTCAGAGCATGAGTGAGTTTTATTCCATTTTCAGGCGGGAGAAGATTGATCTTGAAGCGCTGCTGTTGTGCTCTGACCATGACCTGAAAAGTATCCACATTCCCTTGGGGCCGAGGAAGAAGATCCTAGATGCATGCAGCAGGCGGCTGGAGACGATCGACGACCCTGACAGCATTGAAGACACTGAACTGTGAGTATTCCTGCAGTCGACTGTTGATTACACCTCCCATGTTTTCATAAATGCACACCAAAACCATCTCATCTCATTCATAAAAGTCCATGAAACTTTCGCCTTTAGTTGCCTTCATCAGCAGAACATGCTGTCAAACATGAGTCCAGACGGTCACCCCAGAGAAGCAATCACTGCCAAGTTTCATTTGAATTATCTTAATACAGACAGAAATGGCAGTAAATGGAAACATTCCAAACCTAATTTAAGTTTAAACATCAGCTCTTCAAATATGCAATGACTTTATGTATTGATTTATGTGATTGACTAGAATCTGGAGCAGATACAACAATGAGTCACAGCACTATGGTCCAGAGGATGTCTTCATCTTTGGGTGTAAATACAAAGAGATACAGACAGCCATTTAATGATGAGAGCAGGTTTGATTAGTGTCACAGTACTGCCAGACCCGTTGCTCTGGTGTTACCAGTCTGCAGAGCTCAGTATCTGTTGAAAATGGCTGAAGGAAGGAGAAGCAGTGATAGAGCCCTTTGTTCCTTTATGCATGTGGGGAGTGAAGGCTGATCCAACAGACAAGGTCTAGTATTGCTCAAAATATTGCAGAAggctttgattaaaaaaaaaggacttagGAATTGacagtgtttcacaatttgttcGCATTTTTAGACttgtagtttgttttttgttgttgttgttaagaTGCATCTACTGCAAAAATGATTCACGTAACAGTCATTTACAAGCacggctttctttttttcttctcctcttcattCTGTTCTGCAGATAATAAAAGTGGTGGATGGTCATCCCACTGTGCGCTCAACCAGCCTTAAAGGTCAGTGAGGCGCTGTGGAGTGAATGTCACATATGAGCAGGAAGGACATCGTGATTTAGCTCTGCTGTTAGCTCGGTGGTAACAAAGCAGAAAGGACACTGTCGGGATGAATATGTCAAGCAAAAAGAGACGAGTGCAAGACTCGTTCGGAAGAGGATTCCTTTACAGTGACTTGTTAGCATGGGAACGTCGCTGTAAATATCTCTTGGGGCCGGTTGGCCGGTCGgagtcccccctcctccctccgcgCTGCCTGGATTCACAAAGTGAAAGACAATTATCAGAGTGCATTGATGTGCGGTGTCATTGTGCGCTATGCGGCGCCGCTAACAGAGAGTTGATTGTTGGGTCTGTGGCCCCTGAACATGTTTTCCCCTGTGGGGTAAGCCTCGCCTCCTCATGTGCCTGCATCGCTTGTGCCTGTGCGTTTGCTCAAACCTGTCGTTTATCGTTCGAACCCCAGCAAGAACTCTTTCAGTAACACCCATTTGAGCAGCGTTCACATTTTGAATATGGTTCATTGCTAAATACAGCCAAGTGTGTATTGAGGTCACTTTTCTGATTTACTGCAGTATTGtaaactgtgtgaaaacacagagctgtttatttgtattttattgcaATGTGACATTTTATATGACCTTAAACCGACACTGAAAATTGTATTACCTTTTGTGCACCACTCCTCAGTTAGTCTGATATTTCTCCAACAGTCTCTaccttttctattttttgatAGCATCGTCTGCACAGTAACATATGTTATGTCACAGCTATCTTTAACAAGTGTATGTGgatttttctgtaaataaaatgtaagtaCTAACATTTTccaattatttttattcttttcaaaCTAGTTTTCACATCAGAGGAGTTCATGGCATGATCCTGTAAAATACAACAATTAATCCAGAATTATAAAATATTGTTTATTGCAGTCTCAGACACAGACTGTTATTTTTAGTATCATTAAGACATTATTATGTAACTCTGCCACTCACCGTCGCTGTTTGTATATATGCATGTTTTCGGCAAAATTTTTTACAGGTCAGCAATCATCCTGTCTGAGTCACTACCTGTTTACACTACAGTAGTTTACGCCGAGACGCGCACGCACTATTCTGAGAGTGCATGTGAACTCTGGGAAAAAAGCGTGTTTTGGCATCCAGAGCCAGTGGGATAATCTTCACGTAGTCCCTACATGCTTCTGTCACATGTGACAGGAAATCAGCCAGTGTCAGGGTTGTCTGGAGGCTCCTTGACATTGCGCCGTtatcaggaggaaaaggaaatTGTTCCCCTACAAACTATGCAAGATAAGTTTGAAAACAGCACATTGTTCAATAGCAGTGGTTTTCCTGCCGCAGTGATGTTTTCTAAATACACAATAAAACCCAAGTTTTTCCACATGTCGGTAATAAGCGGTTAGGGAGGACATTCTTCACCCCCACTGGCAATCTCATAATACACACATTTCCTCCCTTCGTCTGTGTAATCTGCTGAGTCTTAAGCGCCGAGAGGCTGGATACAGTACAAAGACAAGAGTAAAGGCTGGGAGGGGTGAAAAATGAGAAAGCTTCAGCAGGCTAGGAACAAAATAGTTTAGGCGTGGTTCTCAATACTGCCCTCATGCACTCTCAAGAGTGTTTGGATCTCAGAGAAGGCAGGGGAAAACAAGCGAGCAGGCCTTATCTCGGTGTAAAACTCAGCGAGCTGAGGCATAGAGGGA includes these proteins:
- the otop2 gene encoding proton channel OTOP2, encoding MSLNNNDCNCMNSKNLCEPRRMTIKGTETEGVHLSNNINAPNQTESSSDPDLGGSEAEVARERPRNWGWMLSGIICLNILILGCALVSGSAYNNVNISGPDVQVFLIILVLLTSIWMIYYSVYTARQENAVVFRDGHAGPVWLRGGLVLFGILSILMNIFKIASYVGYLHCDSAVKVASPVVQLVFIIVQTCFLWAHAKDCVQLQRNISRCGLMLTLATNLVLWMNAVTEESVHQTEIPEYPVNVTKSSQRSAYFTRASYGDDHCKCSHGSCKIFKNAYYYLYPFNIEYSLFASAMAYVMWKNVGRVISEHGHHNIKFTLKDVILGPLLGILLVAAGLATFIVYEMEMVKEHHDDDDKTERAIMMHFVVNIVIVTLMSVASAIGSAVFKVDHREHVSDKNPTRSLDVGLLAGASLGQIIISYFTIVAMVATGAKGHLNRLNLTWAILMVIQLGLQNFFVIEGLHREPFHEVQQDTVVVNPCVLELPSGLYGLESADMDIKKPIPESTAHNLPGHAAEHRHRLPWKRRILKEVCAFLLLGNVILWIMPAFGARPQFDHDTETEFYKFNMWAAVVNIGLPFGIFYRMHSVASLFEVFLTS
- the ush1ga gene encoding Usher syndrome type-1G protein homolog isoform X1, which translates into the protein MNDRYHKAARDGYLDLLKEATRKDLNAQDEDGMTPTLWAAYHGNLEALRLIVGRGGNPDKCDIWGNTPLHLAAANGHLNCIFFLVSFGANIWCLDNDYHTPLDMAATKNHMDCVRYLDSIATKQTGLNPKLINKLKDRAFRDAERRIKACVKMQKKHHKRMERKFHKEASEASASDVMSFSSYSSSSLSHKLRNFSTATASVPYSQATLHATNRGKTKIQKKLEKRKQGDGTFKIYEDGRKSVRSLSGLQLGNDVMFVKQGTYVNPNQRGRRNVRDMFPRDNDDAISRAMSEPDLHGTDVDYSEISTDSGHDSLFNRPGLGTMVFRRNYVSGGLFDLGGRDATSESQSHHNVRLRSRLQQYPSMDEDSIGSARSLQERNREELPWEEVELGLDDDDEPDTSPLEVFLASQSMSEFYSIFRREKIDLEALLLCSDHDLKSIHIPLGPRKKILDACSRRLETIDDPDSIEDTEL
- the ush1ga gene encoding Usher syndrome type-1G protein homolog isoform X2, which codes for MNDRYHKAARDGYLDLLKEATRKDLNAQDEDGMTPTLWAAYHGNLEALRLIVGRGGNPDKCDIWGNTPLHLAAANGHLNCIFFLVSFGANIWCLDNDYHTPLDMAATKNHMDCVRYLDSIATKQTGLNPKLINKLKDRAFRDAERRIKACVKMQKKHHKRMERKFHKEASEASASDVMSFSSYSSSSLSHKLRNFSTATASVPYSQATLHATNRGKTKIQKKLEKRKQGDGTFKIYEDGRKSVRSLSGLQLGNDVMFVKQGTYVNPNQRGRRNVRDMFPRDNDDAISRAMSEPDLHGTDVDYSEISTDSGHDSLFNRPGLGTMVFRRNYVSGGLFDLGGRDATSESQSHHNVRLRSRLQQYPSMDEDSIGSARSLQERNREELPWEEVELGLDDDDEPDTSPLEVFLASQSMSEFYSIFRREKIDLEALLLCSDHDLKSIHIPLGPRKKILDACSRRLETIDDPDSIEDTEL